Proteins encoded in a region of the Nitrospirota bacterium genome:
- a CDS encoding transglycosylase SLT domain-containing protein: MSTTPLRLRHAALPIALFLGMWFSLSLPMDGHSAVLPEPAIADLSTVLDETASAADDPDGNLVPLDTVGPATEGTNAPSIRTSSVPRAEDLLQLNPAGNSPATARFSDALNPPAELAPTQDAPRSATAEYADYDMPIVMDSSVQAHIRYFNTGIHDRFEQWLLRLSRYRPLVDKIFSEFHLPSDLVYLSLVESGFNPYAYSRAKATGPWQFMQGTAKAYGLRVDNYVDERRDPIKSTVAAARYLRDLYDLFGAWPLAMAAYNAGEGKVMRALHKAQAESFSEISKTRLIRKETKEYVPRFMAATIIARNPDRYGFTQESAAPHEFDEAIITRTVHFRAIANVTGIPYEELRLLNPELRRDATPPGNETYHLKVPVGMKAKVEQLLDRIPSYKFPQLPEKARFAAAGPSRWYKVRVGDTLEKVSKRFRIPLKTLKTKNNLSSPTIRPGDFLVISR; this comes from the coding sequence ATGTCAACGACGCCGCTCAGGCTAAGACATGCCGCCCTCCCTATTGCACTCTTCCTTGGAATGTGGTTCAGCCTCTCTCTGCCGATGGACGGGCACAGCGCCGTGCTTCCCGAACCCGCTATAGCCGATCTGTCCACAGTTCTGGACGAGACCGCATCAGCAGCAGACGACCCGGACGGCAATCTCGTCCCGCTCGATACGGTAGGCCCGGCAACGGAAGGCACCAACGCTCCCTCCATACGGACGAGCAGCGTTCCGCGGGCCGAAGACCTCTTACAGCTGAACCCAGCGGGAAACTCTCCAGCAACCGCACGTTTTTCAGATGCCTTGAATCCTCCGGCTGAACTGGCCCCGACGCAAGACGCCCCTCGAAGCGCGACAGCGGAATATGCCGACTACGATATGCCGATCGTCATGGACTCCTCCGTCCAGGCTCATATTCGCTACTTCAATACCGGCATCCATGATCGCTTCGAGCAATGGCTCCTCCGGCTCAGCCGCTATCGGCCACTCGTCGATAAAATCTTCTCGGAGTTTCATCTCCCCAGCGATCTGGTCTACCTTTCGCTGGTGGAGAGCGGATTCAACCCCTACGCCTACTCCCGAGCCAAAGCCACAGGCCCCTGGCAGTTCATGCAGGGCACGGCCAAGGCCTATGGGCTCCGCGTCGATAACTATGTGGACGAACGGCGAGACCCCATCAAGTCAACGGTCGCTGCGGCACGGTACCTCCGCGATCTCTATGACCTCTTTGGCGCCTGGCCGCTCGCGATGGCCGCCTACAATGCCGGAGAAGGTAAGGTGATGCGAGCCCTCCACAAAGCCCAGGCCGAAAGTTTTTCAGAAATTTCCAAGACTCGATTGATTCGGAAGGAAACGAAGGAGTACGTGCCGCGGTTCATGGCCGCAACGATCATCGCCCGGAATCCTGATCGATACGGCTTTACGCAGGAGTCCGCTGCCCCCCATGAGTTTGACGAGGCCATCATCACTCGAACCGTCCATTTCCGCGCCATCGCCAATGTAACCGGCATTCCATATGAGGAACTCCGGCTCCTCAATCCTGAGCTGCGTCGAGACGCGACACCTCCTGGCAACGAGACCTACCACCTCAAAGTACCGGTGGGAATGAAAGCGAAGGTGGAGCAGCTCCTTGATCGCATCCCATCCTATAAGTTTCCGCAACTCCCGGAAAAGGCGCGTTTTGCCGCAGCCGGCCCCTCTCGCTGGTATAAAGTTCGCGTGGGAGACACGCTGGAAAAAGTATCGAAACGGTTTCGCATCCCCCTCAAGACGCTCAAGACGAAGAATAATCTTTCCAGCCCGACCATTCGACCAGGTGACTTTCTCGTCATCAGTCGCTAG
- a CDS encoding alanine--glyoxylate aminotransferase family protein: MLKRYLLAPGPTPVPPEVLLAMARPMFHHRAPEFDKVFAEVRDGLKWLFQTKNNVLMLAASGTGGMEGSVSNFLSPGDKALTINGGKFGERWTKLCKTFGAEVTEIKVEWGQAVDPQLVADALKKDPGIKAVYVQASETSTGVAHDIKALAEIVKPYSETILVVDAITALGVFDIKTDEWGIDVVITGSQKALMLPPGLAFVSVSDKAWQLADKAKNTAFYFNFKKEHENQQKNQTAYTPAVSLIVGLQEVLKMMRAEGLEGVFGRQAMLAKAMREGLKGAGLALLPKDSPSDALTAVLAPEGVDGQAIYKNLRVQYGITAAGGQDHLKGKIFRLSHMGYMDRFDVIMAVAAVEMVLKGLGHPVKLGSGVAKAQEILMA, encoded by the coding sequence ATGCTGAAGCGGTATTTGCTAGCCCCAGGTCCCACGCCTGTGCCCCCTGAAGTGTTGTTGGCCATGGCGCGACCCATGTTCCATCACCGTGCTCCCGAGTTCGATAAGGTGTTTGCGGAAGTTCGTGATGGACTGAAGTGGCTGTTTCAAACGAAAAATAACGTGCTGATGCTGGCGGCATCCGGAACCGGAGGCATGGAAGGTTCGGTCTCGAATTTTCTTTCTCCCGGCGACAAGGCACTCACCATTAATGGCGGGAAGTTCGGAGAACGGTGGACGAAGCTCTGTAAGACGTTCGGCGCAGAGGTCACCGAGATTAAGGTGGAGTGGGGACAGGCCGTCGATCCACAGCTGGTAGCAGATGCCCTGAAGAAAGATCCTGGAATTAAAGCGGTCTATGTGCAGGCGAGTGAAACCTCGACCGGCGTGGCGCACGACATTAAGGCGCTGGCGGAAATCGTGAAGCCCTATAGCGAAACGATTCTCGTGGTGGATGCCATTACGGCCCTCGGCGTGTTCGACATCAAGACCGATGAATGGGGGATCGATGTCGTGATCACAGGGTCGCAGAAGGCGCTGATGCTCCCTCCTGGCCTGGCATTCGTGAGCGTGAGTGATAAAGCCTGGCAATTGGCGGACAAAGCGAAGAACACCGCATTCTATTTCAATTTCAAGAAAGAGCATGAGAATCAGCAGAAGAATCAGACGGCCTATACTCCGGCCGTATCTCTGATCGTCGGGTTGCAGGAAGTGTTGAAGATGATGCGAGCGGAAGGGCTCGAGGGCGTGTTCGGGCGTCAAGCCATGCTCGCGAAGGCCATGCGCGAAGGGTTAAAGGGTGCCGGGTTGGCGTTGCTTCCCAAAGATTCGCCCAGCGATGCCCTCACTGCTGTTTTAGCGCCGGAGGGCGTGGATGGTCAGGCGATCTACAAGAACCTGCGCGTGCAATACGGTATTACAGCGGCCGGTGGGCAAGACCATTTGAAGGGGAAGATCTTCCGGCTCTCCCATATGGGCTACATGGACCGTTTCGATGTCATCATGGCGGTGGCGGCTGTCGAGATGGTTCTCAAAGGTCTGGGTCATCCGGTGAAGCTTGGAAGCGGCGTGGCGAAGGCGCAAGAAATTTTGATGGCGTAG
- the serA gene encoding phosphoglycerate dehydrogenase → MKILISDSLSTQGVELLEKAGFTVVVKSKMSKEELFKEIKDADGLIVRSGTKVTAELIAAAEKLKIVGRAGSGLDNVDTPAATRRGIVVMNTPGGNTVTTAEHTMSMIWAMSRRIPQATASIKAGKWEKDKFMGVELYNKVLGIVGVGQIGSHLTKLAQGIGMSVIAYDPYLAEERAQKMGVTMMPLDELFKRADIISVHTPLTPETKGLINAQSISTMKPGVMIVNCARGGIIHEGDLFDALKVKRVGAAAFDVFEEEPVKADHPLLTLDNFICTPHIGAQTAEAQENVAVGIAEQVVDYFTKGIARGAVNIPSVSPELLPRLQPYLALAEQLGKLQTQLCEGGLERVTVEYSGEVAGLSVAALTIAVLKGLLNPIMQAPVNYVNAPIVAKERGIEVKEVKSTDAGDFTSLIRVRVEAGKKSHQVAGTLYHKKDPRVVEIDQFNVEVVPEGHMLLILNVDRPGVIGMVGKVLGDNQINIVRMQCALEKRGGTALLIIGSDAVFPNTVLETIKSSKDILSVKVAALS, encoded by the coding sequence ATGAAAATTCTCATCAGCGATAGTTTGTCAACGCAGGGCGTAGAGCTCCTTGAAAAGGCTGGATTCACGGTAGTCGTGAAATCCAAGATGTCAAAAGAAGAGCTATTCAAGGAGATCAAGGATGCCGATGGCTTGATCGTGCGGTCCGGGACCAAAGTGACGGCAGAACTGATTGCGGCAGCCGAGAAGTTGAAGATTGTCGGACGTGCCGGGTCGGGGCTGGATAATGTCGATACGCCGGCCGCAACGCGTCGCGGGATCGTGGTGATGAACACGCCAGGCGGCAATACTGTCACGACTGCCGAACATACGATGTCGATGATCTGGGCGATGAGCCGTCGTATCCCCCAAGCTACCGCCTCTATCAAGGCGGGCAAGTGGGAAAAAGATAAATTCATGGGCGTCGAGCTCTATAACAAAGTGCTGGGCATCGTCGGCGTGGGCCAAATCGGCAGCCATCTCACAAAACTGGCGCAGGGGATCGGCATGAGTGTCATTGCCTACGATCCCTATTTAGCTGAAGAGCGCGCGCAGAAGATGGGCGTCACCATGATGCCGCTGGACGAACTCTTCAAACGTGCCGATATTATTTCTGTGCATACGCCGCTGACCCCTGAGACCAAGGGGCTTATCAACGCGCAATCGATCTCGACGATGAAGCCGGGGGTGATGATCGTCAATTGCGCCCGTGGCGGGATTATCCATGAGGGTGATCTGTTTGATGCGTTGAAGGTCAAGCGCGTGGGGGCCGCTGCGTTCGACGTGTTTGAAGAAGAGCCGGTGAAAGCGGACCATCCGTTGTTGACGCTGGATAACTTTATCTGTACTCCGCATATCGGAGCCCAGACAGCCGAAGCGCAAGAGAATGTGGCCGTCGGCATCGCGGAACAAGTCGTCGATTATTTCACCAAAGGCATTGCCCGTGGTGCCGTCAATATTCCGTCCGTCTCACCCGAGTTGCTCCCGAGGCTTCAGCCCTACCTGGCACTAGCGGAACAGCTAGGGAAGTTGCAGACCCAGTTATGCGAAGGCGGCCTTGAACGTGTGACCGTCGAATACAGCGGGGAGGTGGCAGGCCTGTCTGTCGCCGCGCTCACGATCGCCGTGTTGAAGGGGTTGCTGAACCCGATTATGCAAGCGCCCGTGAACTATGTGAATGCGCCGATCGTGGCGAAGGAACGCGGAATTGAAGTGAAGGAAGTGAAGAGCACCGACGCGGGCGATTTCACCAGCCTGATTCGTGTGCGAGTGGAAGCCGGGAAGAAATCGCACCAGGTGGCTGGCACGCTCTATCACAAGAAAGATCCGCGCGTGGTCGAAATCGATCAGTTCAATGTCGAAGTCGTGCCGGAAGGGCACATGTTGCTGATCCTCAATGTCGACCGTCCAGGAGTGATCGGGATGGTGGGCAAGGTCCTCGGCGACAACCAGATCAACATCGTTCGGATGCAATGTGCGCTGGAGAAGAGGGGCGGGACCGCGCTGCTCATCATTGGCTCCGACGCAGTTTTCCCGAACACGGTGCTTGAGACGATCAAATCCAGCAAGGATATTCTCTCAGTCAAAGTCGCGGCTCTATCCTAA
- the hisZ gene encoding ATP phosphoribosyltransferase regulatory subunit, producing the protein MVSVPPKPRPSSGQVSSSRERSLVPVGMATILPHAAKQVRRLEGQLLAHINRWGYDEIILPTFEYLDVLAPGLEPELIDHCYQFVDRTTGRTLLLRPDATAQIARTVAMGLTGATLPLRLSYRTSVFRYETEHAGRGREIFQVGAELIGLDDATSDSEVIGLMIECLHTIGLQSFKVSLGHVGFIKGLLSRSGLSVQGQKLAEQAAARKDLPRLEEVLASERISKTAARAIREAPELYGQEEVLARGRVLAAGDPALTAPLARLTQVYQLLCAAGHKDSLLLDLGEFRGFDYYDGVVFDVFAEGMGAELGGGGRYDHLMGRFGRPLPSTGFGLDVDRLFRTVAFPEEGAGSSRVEYLVAAPPKATQRLMEVSARLRQTGARVAQQTIKGSDAALVTAAVTAGLAQQASAVVIVDAPGVDRDDVLVVESLAAHLPGRRTSNRSRQSKKIGLDDLVAEVRRALRQPKKRS; encoded by the coding sequence ATGGTCTCCGTTCCACCGAAGCCGCGCCCCTCTTCGGGACAGGTCTCGTCGTCCCGCGAGCGTTCGCTCGTGCCCGTGGGCATGGCGACGATACTTCCCCATGCGGCGAAGCAGGTTCGCCGTCTCGAAGGACAGCTGCTCGCGCATATTAATCGGTGGGGCTATGACGAGATCATTCTTCCCACATTCGAGTACCTCGATGTCTTGGCTCCGGGGCTTGAGCCGGAACTGATCGATCACTGCTATCAATTCGTCGATCGCACGACAGGGCGCACGCTCCTTCTCCGTCCTGATGCCACGGCGCAGATCGCCAGGACGGTCGCGATGGGGCTCACGGGCGCGACGTTGCCGTTGCGGCTGTCGTACCGGACCTCTGTGTTTCGGTATGAAACAGAGCATGCCGGGCGCGGGCGCGAAATTTTCCAAGTCGGGGCTGAACTCATCGGCCTGGACGATGCCACGAGCGACAGTGAAGTGATCGGGTTGATGATCGAATGTCTCCACACGATCGGTCTACAGTCGTTCAAGGTATCGCTAGGGCATGTCGGATTTATTAAGGGGCTTCTCTCGAGATCCGGGCTGTCAGTGCAGGGGCAGAAGCTGGCTGAGCAGGCGGCTGCGCGAAAGGATTTGCCGAGACTCGAAGAGGTGCTGGCGAGTGAACGCATCTCTAAAACGGCAGCGCGTGCGATTCGGGAAGCGCCTGAGCTGTATGGCCAAGAGGAAGTCTTGGCACGGGGACGGGTTCTCGCTGCCGGCGATCCGGCATTGACCGCTCCACTCGCACGCCTAACGCAGGTGTATCAGCTGCTCTGTGCCGCGGGCCACAAAGATTCACTCCTCCTGGATCTCGGGGAGTTCAGAGGCTTCGACTATTATGACGGTGTCGTCTTCGACGTGTTCGCCGAAGGGATGGGGGCGGAGTTAGGCGGCGGCGGACGATATGACCATTTGATGGGTCGATTTGGCCGGCCATTGCCTTCAACCGGTTTTGGCTTGGACGTCGATCGGCTCTTTCGCACCGTGGCTTTTCCCGAGGAAGGCGCAGGGTCATCGCGAGTCGAGTATCTTGTCGCCGCGCCACCCAAGGCCACGCAACGTTTGATGGAGGTATCCGCACGATTGCGTCAGACAGGTGCACGAGTGGCACAGCAGACGATCAAGGGGAGCGACGCGGCGCTCGTGACTGCCGCAGTGACGGCGGGGCTGGCCCAGCAGGCTTCGGCAGTCGTCATTGTGGATGCCCCAGGCGTAGATCGTGATGATGTGCTGGTGGTCGAGTCCCTTGCCGCGCACCTGCCTGGCCGCCGAACCAGCAATCGCAGCCGTCAGTCGAAGAAAATTGGGCTTGATGATTTAGTGGCCGAGGTTCGTCGCGCTCTTCGGCAGCCCAAGAAACGATCATGA